The following are from one region of the Sandaracinus amylolyticus genome:
- a CDS encoding transposase: MPDAATLELRELVRLRDRLVQDLGDRTRQLHRALDLTFPEFTEHVRDVASATSTTLLVACPTADKFRAADPNALAELKYDARHVIGLELAQALCEAAKTSVGRHQGTVYELQIRYACEDIATLRKRIKKLDEDIGQSLDRHEVGKLLTTIDGIGDNTAARMIASIDFGAFKTAAALAAYVGVAPLVNHSGKRQPLRGHACTMGDADLRAKLWMPTLRAVTHNPWLKAFYARLVAAGKPKKLAIVAAMRKLLGAMISVARTRTPFVPKLAAV; the protein is encoded by the coding sequence ATGCCAGATGCTGCGACGCTCGAGCTGCGCGAGCTGGTGCGTCTGCGCGATCGACTGGTGCAGGACCTCGGTGATCGCACGCGTCAACTGCATCGTGCGCTCGACCTGACGTTTCCCGAGTTCACCGAACACGTGCGCGACGTCGCGTCGGCCACCTCGACCACGCTGCTCGTCGCATGCCCGACCGCCGACAAGTTCCGCGCTGCTGACCCGAACGCGCTGGCCGAGCTGAAGTACGACGCTCGCCATGTCATCGGCCTCGAGCTCGCGCAGGCGCTCTGCGAGGCCGCCAAGACCAGCGTCGGACGCCACCAGGGCACGGTGTACGAGCTTCAGATCCGGTACGCGTGCGAAGACATCGCGACGCTGCGAAAGCGCATCAAGAAACTCGACGAGGACATCGGCCAGAGCCTGGACCGGCACGAGGTCGGCAAGCTGCTGACGACCATCGACGGCATCGGTGACAACACAGCAGCGCGGATGATCGCCTCCATCGACTTCGGGGCCTTCAAGACGGCCGCGGCGTTGGCGGCATACGTCGGCGTCGCCCCGCTCGTGAACCACTCGGGCAAGCGGCAGCCACTCCGAGGCCACGCGTGCACGATGGGCGATGCCGACCTCCGCGCGAAACTGTGGATGCCGACGCTGCGCGCAGTCACTCACAACCCGTGGCTGAAGGCGTTCTACGCGCGCTTGGTCGCTGCCGGGAAGCCGAAGAAGCTCGCGATCGTCGCTGCGATGCGCAAGCTCCTCGGCGCGATGATCAGCGTGGCGCGAACGCGCACGCCCTTCGTGCCGAAGCTCGCCGCGGTCTGA
- the map gene encoding type I methionyl aminopeptidase, translating to MTIEHDDDLAALKRAARAAAEARDAMARALAPGLTTADLDAIGRDVLRAHGARSAPQVAYDFPGWTCISVNDAIAHGIPSQKVVIRAGDLVNIDVSCVIDGYWADCGASYAVGDVSSRAKLLLWATKKAQEEAMQAARAGEPLRMIGRTVERRAKRHGLRVVRTLGGHGVGRHIHEDPHVSNVEHRFDRTRLHEGLVMTIEPFLTLGATDVYEDRDGWTLRTTDRSLGAQFEHTLVVTKGAPIVLTA from the coding sequence ATGACGATCGAGCACGACGACGATCTCGCGGCCCTCAAGCGCGCGGCGCGCGCGGCGGCCGAGGCCCGCGACGCGATGGCCCGGGCCCTCGCGCCCGGGCTCACCACCGCGGACCTCGACGCGATCGGGCGCGACGTGCTGCGCGCGCACGGCGCGCGATCGGCGCCCCAGGTCGCCTACGACTTCCCGGGCTGGACGTGCATCAGCGTCAACGACGCGATCGCGCACGGCATCCCCAGCCAGAAGGTCGTGATCCGCGCCGGCGATCTCGTGAACATCGACGTCAGCTGCGTGATCGACGGCTACTGGGCCGACTGCGGCGCGAGCTACGCGGTGGGCGACGTGTCGTCGCGCGCGAAGCTGCTGCTCTGGGCGACCAAGAAGGCGCAGGAAGAGGCGATGCAGGCGGCGCGCGCCGGCGAGCCGCTGCGCATGATCGGTCGCACCGTCGAGCGCCGCGCGAAGCGTCACGGCCTGCGCGTGGTGCGCACCCTCGGCGGGCACGGCGTCGGGCGCCACATCCACGAGGACCCGCACGTCTCGAACGTCGAGCACCGCTTCGATCGCACCCGCCTGCACGAGGGCCTCGTGATGACGATCGAGCCGTTCCTCACGCTGGGCGCGACCGACGTCTACGAGGACCGCGACGGATGGACGCTGCGCACCACCGATCGATCGCTCGGCGCGCAGTTCGAGCACACGCTCGTGGTCACCAAGGGCGCGCCGATCGTCCTCACCGCGTGA
- a CDS encoding IS110 family transposase, which translates to MRFVGIDIGSEKHVVAIVDEAGKPVCKPTPFSEDASGYDRLRSLLGEPADVFVAMEATGHYWQNLFAFLFAAGLYLVHRPIARRGRAAGQRFRERVAAGGLGHRPRY; encoded by the coding sequence ATGAGATTCGTCGGAATCGACATCGGTTCGGAGAAGCACGTGGTCGCGATCGTGGACGAGGCCGGCAAGCCGGTGTGCAAGCCGACGCCGTTCTCCGAGGATGCGTCGGGGTACGACCGACTGCGCTCGCTCCTCGGTGAGCCTGCCGACGTGTTCGTCGCGATGGAGGCGACGGGGCACTACTGGCAGAACCTGTTCGCGTTCCTCTTCGCGGCCGGCTTGTATCTAGTGCACCGGCCGATCGCCCGCCGTGGTAGGGCTGCCGGTCAGCGGTTTCGGGAGAGGGTCGCCGCAGGCGGCTTGGGGCATCGTCCCCGTTACTGA
- a CDS encoding acetyl-CoA C-acetyltransferase has translation MGNAWIIEAARTPRGRGKMGKGALTGVHPQELLAQTLNAVVARAKVDPTAIEDVVAGTVSQAKEQGACIARNAVLAAGLPDDVTGVSLNRFCGSGLQAVNFAAMGVASGHQGLVIAGGVESMSRVPMGSDEGGIDGNNPHLRKKVFQVPQGISGDLIATIEGFSREELDRFALASQQKAEVAQKEGRFARALVPVKDPETGKVLLEHDEMPRHGTTYEALAKLEGSFVGMGAAPVGPNGETLDQIALARYPHVNAIQHVHTAGNSSGIVDGACAVLLASDEAVKAHGLKPRGRIRAMATAGAEPVIMLTAPAPASARALKKAGMTAKDIDLWEINEAFATVPLETMKKLDVDPAKVNVNGGAIALGHPLGATGAMLLQTALDELERRGLATALITLCIGGGMGIATIIERV, from the coding sequence ATGGGCAACGCGTGGATCATCGAGGCGGCGCGCACGCCGCGCGGGCGCGGGAAGATGGGCAAGGGCGCGCTGACCGGCGTGCACCCGCAGGAGCTGCTCGCGCAGACGCTGAACGCGGTGGTCGCGCGCGCGAAGGTCGACCCCACGGCGATCGAGGACGTGGTCGCGGGCACGGTGTCGCAGGCGAAGGAGCAGGGTGCGTGCATCGCGCGCAACGCGGTGCTCGCGGCGGGCCTGCCCGACGACGTGACCGGCGTGTCGCTCAATCGCTTCTGCGGCTCGGGCCTGCAGGCGGTGAACTTCGCGGCGATGGGCGTCGCGAGCGGGCACCAGGGCCTGGTGATCGCGGGCGGCGTCGAGAGCATGTCGCGCGTCCCGATGGGCTCGGACGAGGGCGGCATCGACGGCAACAACCCGCACCTGCGCAAGAAGGTCTTCCAGGTCCCGCAGGGGATCAGCGGCGATCTGATCGCGACGATCGAAGGCTTCTCGCGCGAGGAGCTCGATCGCTTCGCGCTCGCGTCGCAGCAGAAGGCGGAGGTCGCGCAGAAGGAAGGTCGCTTCGCGCGCGCGCTGGTGCCGGTGAAGGATCCCGAGACCGGCAAGGTGCTGCTCGAGCACGACGAGATGCCGCGTCACGGCACGACGTACGAGGCGCTCGCGAAGCTCGAGGGGAGCTTCGTCGGCATGGGCGCGGCGCCGGTCGGGCCGAACGGCGAGACGCTCGATCAGATCGCGCTCGCGCGATATCCGCACGTCAACGCGATCCAGCACGTGCACACCGCGGGCAACTCGAGCGGCATCGTCGACGGTGCGTGCGCGGTGCTGCTCGCGAGCGACGAGGCGGTGAAGGCGCATGGTCTGAAGCCGCGCGGTCGCATCCGCGCGATGGCCACGGCGGGCGCGGAGCCCGTGATCATGCTGACCGCGCCGGCGCCGGCGTCGGCCCGCGCGCTGAAGAAGGCGGGCATGACCGCGAAGGACATCGATCTCTGGGAGATCAACGAGGCGTTCGCGACGGTGCCCCTCGAGACGATGAAGAAGCTCGACGTCGATCCCGCGAAGGTGAACGTGAACGGCGGCGCGATCGCGCTGGGCCATCCGCTCGGCGCGACCGGCGCGATGCTGCTGCAGACCGCGCTCGACGAGCTCGAGCGGCGCGGGCTCGCGACGGCGCTGATCACGCTGTGCATCGGTGGTGGGATGGGCATCGCGACGATCATCGAGCGCGTGTGA
- a CDS encoding dihydrofolate reductase family protein, protein MRKLKYHVGLTLDGFLAHEDDTYEGFLNEGEHVDEFFDSFRTSDIVLMGRKTYEVGLRMGVTSPYPMLRQYVFSRSLERSPDPAVELVRDDAAGRVRALKREDGKDIWLCGGGELASTLLEADLVDEIIVKLYPVVFGKGIPMFARSLQRALSLRSTKSYANGVQLLTYSVTR, encoded by the coding sequence ATGAGAAAGCTGAAGTACCACGTCGGGCTCACGCTCGACGGGTTCCTCGCGCACGAGGACGACACGTACGAAGGGTTCCTGAACGAAGGCGAGCACGTCGACGAGTTCTTCGACTCGTTCCGCACCAGCGACATCGTGCTGATGGGCCGCAAGACCTACGAGGTCGGGCTGCGGATGGGCGTGACCAGCCCCTATCCGATGCTCCGCCAGTACGTGTTCTCGCGATCGCTCGAGCGCTCGCCCGACCCCGCGGTCGAGCTGGTGCGCGACGATGCCGCGGGCCGCGTGCGCGCGCTGAAACGAGAGGACGGCAAGGACATCTGGCTCTGCGGCGGCGGTGAGCTCGCGAGCACGCTGCTCGAGGCCGACCTCGTCGACGAGATCATCGTGAAGCTCTATCCGGTCGTGTTCGGCAAGGGCATCCCGATGTTCGCGCGATCGCTGCAGCGCGCGCTCTCGCTGCGATCGACGAAGTCGTACGCGAACGGCGTGCAGCTGCTCACCTACTCGGTCACGCGCTGA
- a CDS encoding IS110 family transposase, giving the protein MDKHGHEARLRGSQGRSYELERNMRFVGIDIGSEKHVVAIVDEAGKPVCKPTPFSEDASGYDRLRSLLGEPADVFVAMEATGHYWQNLFAFLFAAGFQIALLNPMRTSRFAAEDLRRAKTDALDAVGIAVCSTEAACSDADARCCDARAARAGASARSTGAGPR; this is encoded by the coding sequence ATGGACAAGCATGGGCACGAAGCTCGGCTCCGAGGCTCCCAAGGACGCAGTTACGAGCTCGAGAGGAACATGAGATTCGTCGGAATCGACATCGGTTCGGAGAAGCACGTGGTCGCGATCGTGGACGAGGCCGGCAAGCCGGTGTGCAAGCCGACGCCGTTCTCCGAGGATGCGTCGGGGTACGACCGACTGCGCTCGCTCCTCGGTGAGCCTGCCGACGTGTTCGTCGCGATGGAGGCGACGGGGCACTACTGGCAGAACCTGTTCGCGTTCCTCTTCGCGGCCGGCTTCCAGATCGCGCTGCTGAACCCGATGCGCACGTCGCGATTCGCGGCGGAGGATCTGCGCCGCGCCAAGACCGACGCGCTGGATGCAGTCGGCATCGCGGTTTGCTCAACAGAAGCGGCCTGCAGCGACGCCGATGCCAGATGCTGCGACGCTCGAGCTGCGCGAGCTGGTGCGTCTGCGCGATCGACTGGTGCAGGACCTCGGTGA